TTGGCAGTGTTTTACAAAGCTcatcacagtcttttttttttttttttaaatattttatttatttatttgacagacagagatcacaagtaggcagagaggcaggcagagagagaggaggaagcaggctccccgctgagcagagagccagttcggggctggatcccaggaccctgggatcatgacctgagccgaaagcagaggctttaacccactgagccacccaggcgcccccacaaagcTCATCACAGTCTTAACACCCCAATCCAGCAATCAGGCTCGCAGCTATTGACCCAAGTGAGCTGAAAATTCCTGTCCATGCAAAACCCTGCAcatgagtgtttatagcagctttattcataactgggATCAATCAGATATCCTTCAAATGGTGACCAGATAAACAAACTTTGGCATATCCCTGCAATGGAATAGTATTGAGCAATgggaagaaatgaactatcaagccatgaaaaatcATGGAAGAAACTGAAATGCAAATTGCTTAATGAAAGGGTGTGTGAAAAGGCTACATGCTTTCTGGGGGCGCCTTTCTAGGGCTCCATTGGTAGAGCCggtaactcttgatttcaggattgtggGTTGAGCCCCACCATGGgtgtagagcttatttaaaataagtaattaaaaatgaataaatgggggcacctgtgtggctcagtgggttaggcctctgccttcggcttaggtcatgatcccagggtcatgggattgagccccccattaggctctctgctcatcagggagcctgcttccccctctctctctgcctgcctttctgcctacttgtgatctctctctctgtaaataaataaataaaatcttgaaaaaataaataaaaaataaaaatgaataaataaaaaggctaCATACTTAGATTCCAACTATATGCCATTCTGGGAAAGACAAAACTAAAGAGATGGTAAAAaaagattagtgattgccaggggcttgGAAGAGGGTAGGAGGAACACAGGATTTTTAGGGTAGTGGACTTATTTTGTACCATACTGTGACGGTAGACACCTGATATTATGTCTTTGCCAAAACCTgcagaatgtacaacacaaagaaagaaccctaatgtaaattatggactttagttaataacactgtatcaACATTGGTTTATCAACTACAGTAAACCTACACAGTAAGGCAAAATGttgagggtggggggaaatgaGTAGGGGAGaaggggtatatgggaactctgtactctGTGCTCAATTTTTGAGAAACCTAaatctgctctaaaaaaataaagtctaagggcacctgggtggctcaatggattaaagcctctgctttcagctcaggtcatgattccagggtcctgggatggagccccgcattgggctctctgctcagcagggagcctgcttccacctctctctgtctgcctctctgcctacttgtgatctctgcctgtcaaataaataaataaaatctttaaaaaaaaataaagtctattaattaaAAGAGAGCAAATGAATGCATCTATAAAAAAAACCtggatttggggcgcctgggtggctcagtgggttaaggcctctgccttcggctcaggtcatggtcccgggtcctgggatcaagcctggcgtcaggctctcagctccgccgggagcctgcttcctcctctctctctgcctgcttgcgatctctatcaaataaaataaatgaaatctttaaaaaaattaaaattaggggcgcctgggtggctcagtggattaagcctctgccttgggctcaggtcatgatctcagggtcctggaatcaagccccacatcgggctctctgctcggcagggagcctgcttcctccctctctctgcctgtctctctgcctacttgtgatctctgtcaaataaatgaattttattcatgtatattcattatattatattatatataatattatattatatataataatattatatattatttttttaattaaaattaaaaaactcgATTAAATTCTAAGATCGTTTCTAGCTCTGAATCACACTTCAGCTCTGGGCCTCAGGGTCCCCACGTAAAATAAAATCGAGCTGAGTTTTAAGTGTCTCGCTCGTGTGGAATCGGAGGGCGGCTCTCCGGTCGTCCAAGGATCCGGGACAGTACTGCACAAGTTGCCCTTTGGACCCCCGAAGCCTGCGACAAGACCCCTCCCCGGCTCGACCCCCACTGCCTGCGCGCACTCTGCTCCACTAGCCTGCGAGTCCCAGGCCACGCGCTAGCAAAGCCTCCGGACGCCTAGCCACGCCCCCGCACGGCATTGGCTCTCCGATTGGACGGCTCGGAGGCGGTGTGGCCGGAAGGGGTGAGTCTGATTGGCAGGGCGTGGCCGACGGTGTGCGACGAACATGGCGGAGCGCGTGAAGAAGCGACCCTGCGGCCCCGTAAGTGGCTGGAGCTGGGGTCTCGGGCAGGacaggggggtgggggcgcgAGAACGGAACGTGTGGGGGCCCGTGGCGGGGCCAGGCCGAGCCTCCCGCTCCCTGTTCGTCTCTGATCCGAGGCCGGGAGCCCCGAGGTGCCGCATGCTGGTGGCCGCGTGCGCTCCTGCCCGGGTAGGAACCGGGGGTAGGTGCCAGGGTCCGAGCCAGGGCTGGGACAGCGTCAGGTGACCCTTGCGGCTACTCCGACCGAGGCTTGGATTCAGGGGGTGGGACCCTGCCCGCCCTCTCGAGCCCTTCCGTGGCGCATCTCCTCTCCTCTGACTCCCAGGGCAGCAGTAGGCAGGTCTCcccctgagcttcagtttcctcttctctcctgtcAGACGCGATTCAACAACTTGAGGGCTTGCAGAGTGTCAGACTCAGTCCTACTCTGCCAGCCGCGGCAGTGTGGGGGCGTTCCGTGGTTTCCTCACTACCCCGGTTGATAGGCAGGACCCCCTCCCAGCCGTGATCATTCAGCCTCAATCCTATACCTCTTCCGAGTCCTGCTCTAGGGTGAACATGGCCAAAGAGTCGAGTGGCGAAAATGGAAGCAGCAGAGTAAGtaaggggctggaggggaggggatctGTTTAGCCTTGGCCGAGGCTGCTCCAGCAGGGCGCTGCCGAACCTGGGGAGAGCCTTCGGGTTTGTCCCTCTGGGTCGCCCAGCACCCAGAACGGGAAAGGAAGGGCTCACTAAGCAACGCTGGAGAGCCCAGGCTGACCTTACCGGGAGGGCACCATCTCCAGGACTGCTCCATGTCCTTCTCCCTCCaagtccctctcccctccaccaatCCAAGTGTCctcttctccagagaaagaggagaaaaagaagtggaAGGATCTCAAGCTGATGAAAAAACTGGAGCGGCAGCGGGCACAGGAGGAACAGGCAAAGCTCCAGCGGGAAGAAGAGGCAGCTGCACAGAGGGAGGACCAGGGTGAGCAGGCTGGGTCGTGGGCAGGGAAAAGAATGTCATGCCTGGAAGAGTTGTTAGAGACCAGTGGGTCCCacgggagaaactgaggcccagagaatgGGAAAACCTGAGTCCTAACTTCATACTTAGTTAGATTTCAGTCTTTTGGAGCCTAAACATCACATATCATAACTTTACACCTCcagaaatcatcatcatcataatgacagatatatatatatatatatatttttttttttttaaatattttatttatttatttgacaggcagcgatcacaagtaggcagagagagagaggtggaagcaaggcccctgctgagcagagagcctgattcggtgGTTGATCCcgagaccccaggatcatgacctgagctgaaggcagaggatttaacccactgagccacccaggcacccctatttttttttttactttttattgagcactttctgTGTGCTTTAATCgagtttttcatttacttattttgattttgttttttaaggaagctctacacccaacatgaggcttgaactcacaaccctgagatcaagagtttcatgctctaccaactaagccagccaggcaccccttattttgattataataagagtttgcctttttttttctcttgttaaatgATACCTGTTCAAAACAGCCCCCCTCCTGAAAATGCAGAatactgtaaaaaagaaaaatcccagcaAACCTGGCAGTGTAAGTTTTTCCAGATGTTATGTTATATCCACTCATAGATACGTATGCAGAGAATATATAGATACAGTTTTACAGAAGTGAGACCACTTTATCCATTAGCTTCTGGACGTGGTTTTTCTCATTCCACATTGTGCCGTGTGTTCTTCCACATCAGTACATCTGGCTCTACCCTAACAAATTGTATCTTTTCTCCTTGTCTAGACTCAAACCTCAGGACGGTTAGGGTGTCATAAAGTGCCTTCTAAGCCCATTGGTTACCAGTGATGATGGTGACAGTAGGGACAGAAACAGCATGTGAGCTGTTTCAGACACCAAGGAAATGCTTCCTGAGTGTTCCCTTATGTGGCTCCCTCAGGGCGACTCTGGGAGGGCGAGTATGGTGATCTCCCTGGAGTTAAACAGCCCAAACCCAGATCTCAGCTGTCTTGCcttttgtgtgaccttgggccacaTGTTTGATCTCTCTGGGTCCCACCTCTCGATGGGGATCATAGTAATAGTTCTTAGGGTTATGGGGTAAATGCATACAGAAAAGGTCTAATAATATTAGTTCTTTTTATGATCCCCATTTGCCAGCTGGAGAACCAAGGGAATAACGGGCAGAGCTAGCATATGAACTTGGCCAGTGCCTCTAACCACTCTCCAGCCTTGCCCAGTGGTGTGCCCTGCTCACAGGAGCCTTGGGGACCACGAGGTCCATTTTCCTCCTGGGTAGATTGAGGCCTGGAAAGGGGAGTTGGATCCATTTTGCTGGCCTCAAAATTCCTCCCAGGGGGAAAGTTCTCTAACTCTGGGCTCTGGGattagagggagggagggaaagctcAGCCCTAGCCTCTCAGACTGACCATGAATGCCCTTCCACTTCCCAGGTCGGCCCTACACCCTGAGCGTGGCCCTGCCCGGCTCTATCCTGGACAATGCCCAGTCACCAGAGCTTCGCACCTACCTGGCTGGCCAGATCGCCAGGGCCTGCACCATCTTCTGTGTGGATGAGATTGTAGTGTTCGATGAAGAAGGCCAGGATGCCAAGTGAGGGGCCATCCAACAGTGCATGGGTCCTCAGCAAGGAGGGAGGGACTGCTAGGATTGACTTTGCTTGGTCCTTGTCGCTGCCTACCTGCCTGGGCTGAGAACACTGTCCCTGGTGAATCTGGTGGGAAAAGTCACAAAGCAGGGGCACTGCAAGGGTCAGATTGGGTAGAGGAACTCTCGAAGGGACCACAGTAGGCTCTGGAAACCCTGTCTTCCTCTTTCCAGGACCGTGGAGGGAGAATTCAGGGGAGTCGGCAAGAAAGGGCAGGCGTGCGTGCAGCTCGCTCGGATCCTGCAGTACCTGGAGTGTCCACAGTGAGGGCGTGAAGGGCGGACTTCCCTGAACTTGACAGGGACGGGCAGGGTGGTCGAGGTGCAGGTCAGGCAGGGGCAGCCTCCCCCACAAACTTCCTGAGGTCCATGTTCTTTACTAGGTACCTAAGAAAGGCGTTCTTCCCCAAGCATCAGGATCTCCAGTTTGCAGGTAAGGCTGCAAGGGGGTACTGACCCCCATTTCTTAGGGTTCATCTCCCAGACCCTGAGAAATGGCTGCGCAGTTGAGAAAACTGGCCCAGGCAGGGCAAGGCCTGTGCCTGGTGGAGAGTGGCAGGTCTGTGGCAGGCCTGAAACTTGGACCGGGCCTCCAGTGTTCCTGCCATACCACTAGGTGCCTTTGCGTCTCCCAACACACAGGGCTTCTGAACCCCTTGGACAGCCCTCACCACATGCGTCAGGATGAGGAGTCCGAGTTCAGAGAAGGCATCGTGGTGGACCGGCCCACCCGGCCCGGCCACGGGTCCTTTGTCAACTGTGGCATGAAGAAGGTAGGGATGGGGAGAGCGGGCTGGGACATACGTTCTGGACACGCGGCGGCCACAGAGGGCAGGCAGGGTCTAGGGAGCCCTGGCCCCAGGCATCTGTGCCTGCAGTTCGCCCATGATGTAGATTTGGGCCAAAGAAGTGCCCCCAAAAAGGGGTTGGTAGCTAAAGCCTAGAGCAAatgtactgtttctttttttttaagattttatttatttatttgacagagagagatcacagtagacagagaggcaggcagagagagagagagggaagcagagagcccgatgcaggactcgatcccaggaccctgagatcatgacccgagccgaaggcagcagctcaatccactgagccacccaggcgccccccaaatgtactgtttcttaaaaagtaaatgaacagaAGGTAGTCCTCATGCTTAGACCCAAAACAACCCAACCAAAACCCTACAAAAATAAGTTCAGAATCCCTCTGGGGCAGCTCTGTCAGGACGCAGAGCCACACTGGGATTGGCGCCTTCATCTGCCACCTGCTTACTCTCAAATCAGGTGGACGGTCCCCTCCCCTCAAAAAGCAGACCAGCAATGACAGGCTAAATGCAGAGCAGGATGACCTAGACCCAGACCCAGAtgaaaggagaaaacaggagaaagaaacctcagaagggaaagaaagtgcCCTATCCTGAATTCAGAGTTGGCACGAAACACAGACATTGGTTGTCATTCGTCACAGACAATTGACCCCACGCCGGGCCCGGGGCTGTGTCACAGGGGCTGTTTATGGAGGGTTTGCTCTTTGACGGAGGAGGGAACCGAGGCTCGCAGAGGTTAAGTGGCTGCGCAAACTGCTGTAGCTAGGAAGTGGCATAGCCACATGTGTTCAAAACAGAAGACTTGGATTTCATTTCGCGAACTatttcctgctctgtgccaggcccagaGCATTTATCTTTGTGGTAGTGTGGTAGTGTGTGTGGTGGTGTGGTAGTGTGTCTTGTGGTAGTTGTTTTGCAAGaatggtctctctttttttaaagatttatttatttgaaagagagagagagagagcctgctcCTGCTcatgtggggggtgggcagggcagagggagagggagagagtcttgaAGCAGACTCAGTCCACACTAAGTGCTGAGTCccacttgggactcgatcccaggactctgagatcttgcGCTTGAGTGGAAATCCAGAGTTGgccccttaaccgactgagccacccaggcacaccacaaATGGTCTCTTGAGAGCAGGCCTGGCCCAGGtgccagagaaaggggaaaaaggacCCCTTTGACCTGGACCCCTCGGGTACCTTGCCAGCTGCCCAGATCCCCCTGCCCCCGGCATCTGGGAGAACAGGGACACCTGCTGGCCCTCTGGGGAATAGCACCCATTTCTCCTGGCTTCTCCCCAGGAGGTGAAGATTGACAAGAACTTGGAGCCTGGACTTCGGGTGACGGTCCAGCTGAACCAGAAACAGCTCCCAGGTATCTGGAAACCTCCCAGCCTGGCCAGCCGGAGGGCTCAGAGCCGCCTCCTGCTATGCCTTGTCCCTTGCCCCATCTTCAcagcctctccacttcctcttcAGAAAGCAAGACCTACCGGGGAAAAGTTGTGTCGTCGCAGGACCCTCGCACCAAAGCCGGTCTGTACTGGGGCTACACGGTCCGACTGGCCTCCTGCCTCAGTAAGTGCAGCGCTTCCTCCCTTGAAGAGCTGACCCTCTCTGGGAGGCCACAGAGAACCTTGCCTGACACAAAAGGCAGACCAGGGTCCTTGTCCTTCTACATTACTGTGTGTCCTTAGGCAAATGCCTTCCCTTTTCTGGGCCTTGATCTTCCTGACTGTGCTGCTTGGAATACCGTAAAGGACTCCTGAGAAAAAGGGTCGTGATGCACTAGAAGTGTCTGCCGTGGGGTTGGGAATGGAACAAAAGGACCAGATGGGTATAGGGTGTAATACGTGGTCTCAGATCTCCTGCCCACCCATCTTCTGCTTTGTGTCCCCGGTCTAGCACAGGTGTGGTTTCTCCCTCCTGAGTCGGACGTCTCAGGAATGGTGGGTGTGTGTTGTGTGGCTGGGTGTGGCTCCCTTACCTGAGTCCCCTTCTCCGGCCCAAACCCTCCCACACTCCCCAAGTACGTAGATACACGTAGCCCAGTGGCTGTGGCATTGGAGCAGGACCCCCAGTGACCTGGTCTCTCCCCTAGGTGCTGTGTTTGCTGAGGCCCCCTTCCAAGACGGGTATGACCTGACCATTGGGACATCAGAGAGAGGCTCGGATGTGACCTCTGCCCAGCTTCCCAGCTTCAGGTGGGTACAGCCTGGGACAAGGACCAGGGTAGCAGGAATGGAGCCGGAAACAAGCCTGGTGGGGGGCAGAGCTGTACAGACAGGGCCCCTACTGTGTCCCAGGAGTTGGGGGCTGAAGGCCCTGGTTAGCTGCATTCGGTGTGGCCTGGTGAGCAGTGACCGATTCCCTCCTGTGGTGCCAGGCATGCTCTCGTGGTGTTTGGGGGCCTCCAGGGGCTGGAAGCTGGAGTGGAGGCTGACCCCAACCTAGAGGTGGCTGAACCCAGCGTCCTCTTCGATCTGTATGTCAACACCTGTCCTAGCCAGGGCAGCCGCACCATCCGCACTGAGGTgagcctgcctgcctcctgctcccgccCCAGGCTGCTCTCAGGGTTCTGCTGCCAGCCAGGGTCTGTCCCAGCAGGGGTGGTCTCGAGCCAGCCTTCCCTGGAGATGGTTTCCTGACAGCCTCAGCCTCGCACCATTGTGAATTCCAGCAGGGATAGTGTAGGGGTGAGCTGGGCGTCCAGAATCCTGGGTGCGGTTGCCCACCCAGCTGTTCCCAGGCTGGGTGACCCAGGAGACCTTGGCCGTCCCGGCTCTGGGCCTGTTTCCCTAGCTGTACGCTCAGTGTTCCACTTCCTCACACGTGACCATGGTGGGCAGGGCAGCCCTCCACACTGGGCCTCACTGGCCCCTCAGTGCTGTGGGGGGCAGTATGCAGCCAGCTCTGGGAGACTCAGTCCTGGGAGGTCTGCATGCTAGAGGCCCTTGGCTTCCAGTAGTCTCCAAGGGGGCTGACTACACAGGTGGGCTGCTCCAGTCTGTCCCTGAGGGCACACCCTACCAGCAGGAACCCCTAAACCCACCCTGTCCTGTgggctgagaacttccctaatcctGACCCGAACCTTGACTGTGAAAGGTAGGTATTATCACATCAGGAGCACATTTTACAGAGgggaagagtgagaagcagagaggcaaggcccttccggcgggggtgggggggtggggggagtggggtgggggtaaggCATGCAGCCAGCCCGCAGCAGATAGGCAGGATGCGGGGGAGCTTGTTCTTAACTTCTCTGGGGCCATGCAGAGGGCAGCAAGCCCCTGGCGGTGGGTCCTGGACAGTCGAGCCCTGCGAGGTTGGCAGGGTGGGTGAGGCTGGCAGCCAGGCACCTGGCAGCCTCCCGACCCCAGCCCGTGGCCGCACTTCCCCCTCCAGGAGGCCATCCTCATCTCTCTGGCCGCCCTGCAGCCTGGCCTCACCCAGGCGGGCGCCCGGCCCAGCTGAAGGTGCCATCAGGCAGAAGACAGCAAAGCAAGCAGGAGGGAAGCTAAAGGCTCCTGAGGGTCCCCTGGGACAGACACAGCCAGGACTTCTGTCTCCAAAAATCACCACCTTTAATGCGACCCAGTCCCCCCAGTCCGGCGAGGTACGGCCTTCACTTGCAGCCTGCAGTGATGGCCTTGACACTGCCTGCCCGCGCCAGAATATTTGGCACAAAGAGCAGCCCCGAAGCCCGTTCGATGCTCTCAATGGGCACCAGGAAGCGTTCTAGCGGGATCGCCTCGTCCACGGGGGCGTTGGGCATCACGTAGGAGCGCAGTTCGATTTGCCCGCCTGCTGCCTCCAGGATCAGTACCTTGAAGAAGTGGGTGGGCACCGCCACGTGGTTCTTGCCGATGACCTGGTACTTCACATAGGACTTCCCATCAGCCTCCGTCCTGTGGGCAGAGCGGGGCACACGTGGCCTTTCTGAGCTCCCAAGGGGTCTGGTCGGACCAGAGGCtgcacctccaggaagccttccctgacctgaCTTGCACCTTGTGTCAGCCCGTAGCACTGCCCCCTCAGCAGGAGGCGTCCATGCCCTTCCTGGCtcccccaggaggcaggaggtgCTCCCTGCTGGGTAGACACACCCTTCCCCTGTTTTCCTCAGGCCCAGCACCAGGTCAGGCAGGGTCGGGGTGACAATAAATGCTGTTAAGAGAACCAGGCCTCGTGGGCATTCACCTTCATTCGTGCAGACCCGGAGTTCCAGTCTGCCTCCCCTCTGGAGGGTGGGCACCAAGTGGGCTAGACCCTGAATTCCCAGTGCACTGGGCCTGGGGCGTGCACTGG
The DNA window shown above is from Mustela erminea isolate mMusErm1 chromosome 12, mMusErm1.Pri, whole genome shotgun sequence and carries:
- the SPOUT1 gene encoding putative methyltransferase C9orf114 homolog; translated protein: MAERVKKRPCGPGEHGQRVEWRKWKQQKKEEKKKWKDLKLMKKLERQRAQEEQAKLQREEEAAAQREDQGRPYTLSVALPGSILDNAQSPELRTYLAGQIARACTIFCVDEIVVFDEEGQDAKTVEGEFRGVGKKGQACVQLARILQYLECPQYLRKAFFPKHQDLQFAGLLNPLDSPHHMRQDEESEFREGIVVDRPTRPGHGSFVNCGMKKEVKIDKNLEPGLRVTVQLNQKQLPESKTYRGKVVSSQDPRTKAGLYWGYTVRLASCLSAVFAEAPFQDGYDLTIGTSERGSDVTSAQLPSFRHALVVFGGLQGLEAGVEADPNLEVAEPSVLFDLYVNTCPSQGSRTIRTEEAILISLAALQPGLTQAGARPS